The Candidatus Methylomirabilis sp. DNA window GGCTGTGCCAGTACTTCGGGAAGCAGGAGGAGTGCCAGTTCTGCGATATCAATGAGAACTACCGCCAGCAGGTGAAGGCCGGCCGACCCTACACCCAGGTGAAGACGGTGGCGGAGGTCCTGGAGGCCCTGGAGGCCATCGCCGCCACCGACACGGCCAGCGGGGCCTACACGGTCACCGGGGGGAGCATTACCGGGAGCCTCCAGGGCAAGGCGGAGGTGGACTTCTACGCCCAGTACCCCGCGGCCGTCGAGGCGAAGTTCCCGGGGCGCTGGATCAGCAAGATGGTGGTCCAGGCCCTGCCCAAGGATCAGGTTCAGAAGTTCAAGGACGCCGGCGTCCAGATCTACCACCCCAACTACGAGGTCTGGGACCGGCGCCTCTTCGACCTCATCTGCCCGGGGAAGGCCCGCTACATCGGCCGCGACGAGTGGATCCGGCGAATCCTGGACGCCGCCACCGTCTTCGGGCCGGAGAAGGTCATCCCCAACTTCGTGGCCGGGATCGAGATGTCCAAGCCCCACGGCTTTCCCACGGTGGAGGAGGCGATCGCCTCCACCGCCGAGGGCCTGGAGTTCTTCATGTCCCACGGGGTCTGCCCCCGCTTCACCACTTGGTGCCCCGAGCCCCTTTCCCTCCTGGGGAGCACCCAGGGCGGGGCACCCCTGGAATACCACGCCCGCCTGCTGCAGACGTGGCGGGACACCCACGCCAGGCATCGCCTTCCCGTCCCCCCCGGCTACGGGCCACCCGGCATCGGCCGGGCGATCTTCTCCGTGAGCGCCTTCATGGACGTCATCCGCGAAGCCGCCTGACATCGGGAGCCCCGCGCCAGCGTTTGCGGCGGGGAGAAGGCCCGCCAATTCCGGGGGATCCGTCTCTAGGGGGTGGGACTGGCCCCGCGCGGGAGGGTGAGCGTGACGGGGGCGGAGCCCCCCTCCCAAGCGAAGGGGGCGGCGGAGGCGAAGTCGGGGCGGCCGATGTCGGTGGCGGCAAACTCCTGGGTCCAGCCGTTCTCGAAGCCGAACTCCTCCAGCATCTCCAGGACCTCGGCGTACTCCCGCGCCCGGATTTTCCGGCTGATGAGGTCCTTCCGGCCGGCCTTGTTCGTCGGGTAGTACTGGGCCATGATGCTCAGATGGACGGCCGGGGAGAGTTCCTCGGCGACGAAGCGCAGGCACTCGCGGCTGCCCGCGATGTCATTGGGCAGGATCAGGTGCCGGATGATGAGTCCCCGGCGGGCGAGGCCCGCCTCATCCAGGAGGAGGTCGGGCCCCATTTGCCGGTACATCTCCTTCAGGGCGGTCCGGCTGGCCTCTGCGTAGTTCCCCGCGACCGAGTACTCCTTCGCCGCAGCGTTGTCGCTGTACTTCAGGTCCGGCAGGTAGATGTCCACGATCCCGTCCAGGAGGCGGAGGACCGCCACGCTGTCATAGGCGTTGGTGTTGTAGACCAGCGGGAGGCGAAGCCCCCGGGGGGCGGCCAGGGCGAGGGCGGCCACGATCTGCGGGACGAAGTGGGTCGGGGAGACCAGGTTGATGTTGTGGCATCCCCGCTCCTGCAGGGCCAGCATGGCCTTCGCCAGCCCCTCGACCGGGACCGTGTTGCGCCGCTGGCCCTTCCAGTCCTGGCTGATCTGCCAGTTCTGGCAGTAGACGCAGCGCATGTTGCAGTTGCCGAAGAAGATATTGCCGGCCCCCCCCGTTCCCGTGAGGCAGGGCTCTTCGCCGAAGTGGGGGACGACGGCGCTCACCACCGCATCCGCCCCGCTCCAGCAGAACCCCACCTCGCCCCGCAGGCGGTTGACGCGGCAGTCCTTGGGGCAGATGTCACAGGCGCCGAGCATCGCCGAGAGGCGCTCGGCCCGGCGGGCCAACTCCCCGCTCTCGCTGAGCGGCAGGTAGGACGGCAGCATGGGCCGGAGTCTAGCGCCTCAGCGCGGGCCTTGTAAAGCTCCAGGGACCCGGCGAGGGGCCAGAGGACGGCGGCGGGGCTAGCGCCCCGCGCGACGGCGGAGGAGGAAGGCGGCCGCGCGTCCGGCGCCGCGGAGGAGGCGCCGGAGCAGGCGCTGGCCGCGCAGGAAGCGGGCGAGGGCGGCGTTGACCTGCTCCGGCCGCTCGAGCGGGAGCATGTGGCCCGCCCCCGGGATCAGGACGAGCTCACAGTTCGCGAGACCCTCCTGGAGCCAGGTGGCATAGCGGGGAGGCGTGATGTGGTCCTCGGTCCCGCAGAGGATGAGGGTGGGGCGACGCAGGCCGGAAAGGGCGGACCGGACATCGAACGCCTTCGCGGCGCCGATGTCGGCCCGAATGATGTCGGGGGGGCACCCGGCGACCGCAGCCCGCGCGAGGGCCAGCGCCTCCGCGCTCACCCCCTCCCCCAGGAACAGGTCACGGAACTTCCCCGGCGCCACCGCGGCCGGAAGGAGGAACAGGTTCGGGGTCGCGGCCAGAGCCGGGAAGTGCGCGCCGGTGGCGATCAGGATGAG harbors:
- a CDS encoding radical SAM protein produces the protein MTEPQTRLAEVEALVQRFPDLPAEALVKEDLLRTGLAFSEDALRIATGFKPKTYFIFSFDLIPIVQMKQEEHLRAPEEIALEGGPWRFRRVIVSVRVNPSSPYRVELRDGQLALTLEGTPLAHVAYQRAPAYYARTAQNGKPLHEIAPTIEWGYLIYLTVFRLCQYFGKQEECQFCDINENYRQQVKAGRPYTQVKTVAEVLEALEAIAATDTASGAYTVTGGSITGSLQGKAEVDFYAQYPAAVEAKFPGRWISKMVVQALPKDQVQKFKDAGVQIYHPNYEVWDRRLFDLICPGKARYIGRDEWIRRILDAATVFGPEKVIPNFVAGIEMSKPHGFPTVEEAIASTAEGLEFFMSHGVCPRFTTWCPEPLSLLGSTQGGAPLEYHARLLQTWRDTHARHRLPVPPGYGPPGIGRAIFSVSAFMDVIREAA
- a CDS encoding radical SAM protein, with the translated sequence MLPSYLPLSESGELARRAERLSAMLGACDICPKDCRVNRLRGEVGFCWSGADAVVSAVVPHFGEEPCLTGTGGAGNIFFGNCNMRCVYCQNWQISQDWKGQRRNTVPVEGLAKAMLALQERGCHNINLVSPTHFVPQIVAALALAAPRGLRLPLVYNTNAYDSVAVLRLLDGIVDIYLPDLKYSDNAAAKEYSVAGNYAEASRTALKEMYRQMGPDLLLDEAGLARRGLIIRHLILPNDIAGSRECLRFVAEELSPAVHLSIMAQYYPTNKAGRKDLISRKIRAREYAEVLEMLEEFGFENGWTQEFAATDIGRPDFASAAPFAWEGGSAPVTLTLPRGASPTP
- a CDS encoding alpha/beta fold hydrolase, producing MATSEAKPRILPLSGNALARGNGRGEDGASRPASHFVEGGTVRLHYLVTPPRHATSPVLLLIHGTGGNAASWTYQLRGLRDAARPLAVDLPGHGISGRIASPSIPGYAAAVAETMAHLAPGRFFVAGHSLGGAVALELALRYPGRVRGLILIATGAHFPALAATPNLFLLPAAVAPGKFRDLFLGEGVSAEALALARAAVAGCPPDIIRADIGAAKAFDVRSALSGLRRPTLILCGTEDHITPPRYATWLQEGLANCELVLIPGAGHMLPLERPEQVNAALARFLRGQRLLRRLLRGAGRAAAFLLRRRAGR